The region CGACGCGGCAGCTCGCAAGCTGAAAAAGGAAAATATCGGTGCCCTGCCGGTGTGCCTGAACAACAGGGTGATCGGCATGATTACCGACCGCGATATCACGATGCGCGGCGTCGCGGATGCCCGCGACGTCAGCAAGATGACCGTGCGTGAGGCGATGTCGGCCGAGATCCTCTTCTGCTTCGAGGATGACCGGGCCGAAGACGCCGAAACGATCATGCGCCAGAATCATGTGCAGCGTCTGGCCGTCCTCGATCGTGGAGACCAGCACCTGATCGGCATCATTTCACTGACTGCGTTAAGCGGCGGTGTGTCCGAGCGACGGCCTTATGAGGTGATCTTCCATAAGACGTTCACTGATCATCGCGGCCATCCCCATCACAGTGAGTTGATGCGTATTACCGTGGCCAAAGGCACAAAAGAAGAG is a window of Paraburkholderia phytofirmans OLGA172 DNA encoding:
- a CDS encoding CBS domain-containing protein — translated: MLVRDVMKEPVCVQAGETLDAAARKLKKENIGALPVCLNNRVIGMITDRDITMRGVADARDVSKMTVREAMSAEILFCFEDDRAEDAETIMRQNHVQRLAVLDRGDQHLIGIISLTALSGGVSERRPYEVIFHKTFTDHRGHPHHSELMRITVAKGTKEEAINTATRQFEEMNKVKVWHQLADGYDVTSVHVDARGATVEEREPTSEREARILRRARELWERAGTPEGQDEQIWGQAAAEIDREDHPQD